One Trichoderma asperellum chromosome 5, complete sequence genomic region harbors:
- a CDS encoding uncharacterized protein (EggNog:ENOG41~SECRETED:SignalP(1-16)) — protein sequence MMLFFATISFAALATALPASVQIQPWIPAGMYDSRGPCPMLNTLANHGYLPHNGRNLTAASIENAFTKFLNVEAGFAAAVKEFTHAFGNNVFNLDDLNAPDILQHIASLTRDDYTSHDPHIRPNLYRIESLFDDSPSTHIDIDSIAKSRLRVQAESHPNTLSKARFDAALFEAAMVLVMMLDHAPDATSNPPLSAYRAPKDRLRTWFEQERFPIELGWQPSKRPIKLADLDPAIKAITESMERQEKERSKSRIALKVDVE from the exons ATGATGCTTTTCTTTGCCACTATCTCGTTTGCTGCCCTTGCTACGGCATTGCCTGCCAGTGTTCAAATCCAACCATGGATACCAGCTGGGATGTACGATTCTCGAGGGCCGTGCCCGATGCTAAACACTCTAGCAAACCACGGCTACTT GCCTCACAACGGGCGCAACCTCACGGCTGCGTCAATCGAAAACGCTTTTACCAAGTTCCTAAACGTTGAGGCAGGATTTGCGGCAGCCGTCAAGGAATTTACTCACGCTTTCGGCAACAACGTGTTTAATCTCGATGATCTCAATGCGCCAGACATTCTACAGCACATCGCATCCCTCACCCGAGATGATTACACATCTCATGATCCACACATCAGGCCAAATTTGTATCGAATCGAGAGTCTCTTCGATGATAGCCCCTCAACGCATATCGATATCGACTCCATTGCAAAGTCTCGGCTGCGTGTTCAGGCGGAATCGCATCCCAACACCCTTTCCAAGGCTAGATTCGACGCAGCTCTCTTTGAAGCCGCAATGGTACTGGTGATGATGTTGGATCATGCTCCCGATGCTACCAGCAATCCTCCTCTGTCGGCGTACCGAGCTCCCAAAGACCGTTTACGAACGTGGTTTGAGCAAGAGAGGTTTCCTATCGAGCTCGGATGGCAGCCATCAAAGAGGCCAATCAAGTTGGCAGATCTGGATCCTGCAATCAAGGCAATCACCGAGTCAATGGAGCGACAGGAAAAAGAGCGTTCAAAGTCCCGCATCGCGTTGAAGGTAGATGTCGAATAA
- a CDS encoding uncharacterized protein (EggNog:ENOG41) produces METEYLKFSGEYLKRLKAEVNNHLPNGTAWVSTSDILTAILWGSIIHSEFLDDDNTTADGKYFMRTAVNFRSRYEPPLPREYLGASFGVTLVAAKKADLVAIGSSTEQKIFTSEIANIAAAVRQSINVINGQSMNRVVNHLASQADVTTLKLCEQAADVSIVSWADEGVYELDWGVEMGHCEAVRLSSLKAKRYPVVFPRLPNGDLEVLVTFDQELMSKWQKAHERSPWKA; encoded by the coding sequence ATGGAGACTGAATATCTCAAATTCTCTGGAGAGTATTTAAAGCGTTTGAAAGCCGAAGTGAACAACCATTTACCTAATGGAACCGCATGGGTATCTACAAGCGATATACTGACTGCGATCCTCTGGGGCTCTATTATCCATTCTGAATTTCTAGATGATGATAATACTACTGCAGATGGTAAATATTTCATGCGTACGGCTGTTAATTTCCGCAGTCGCTACGAACCACCACTTCCCAGGGAATATCTCGGCGCTTCCTTTGGGGTGACCCTGGTAGCCGCAAAGAAAGCCGACCTTGTCGCCATTGGAAGCTCAACCGAACAGAAAATCTTCACGTCAGAAATCGCAAATATTGCAGCAGCTGTACGGCAAAGTATCAACGTTATTAATGGGCAAAGCATGAACCGCGTCGTCAACCATTTGGCTTCTCAGGCAGATGTCACAACTCTCAAATTATGCGAACAGGCTGCAGATGTCTCAATTGTCTCTTGGGCAGATGAGGGAGTTTACGAACTCGATTGGGGCGTTGAAATGGGGCATTGTGAAGCTGTAAGACTGTCATCGCTGAAAGCGAAGCGGTATCCGGTGGTATTTCCCAGACTTCCGAACGGTGATCTTGAGGTTCTTGTTACTTTTGACCAGGAGTTGATGAGTAAATGGCAAAAGGCGCACGAACGGAGCCCATGGAAAGCATAG
- a CDS encoding uncharacterized protein (EggNog:ENOG41), with amino-acid sequence MTAPKSIAVVICSTRPHRINPFVAGYVASVTQSVPQTTAKVELLDLATLNLPLYNEPVVPSYLPADDPTPHYQYEYTRAWSALVRKYDGFIFVTPQYNWSVPSSLKNALDYLFHEWSGKPAAIVTYGARGGIKAENHLREILKGLRMNVVESTVALKIPRGDAKGVEAEALMKETWETDGADEKIKALFASTLEFFRIDA; translated from the coding sequence ATGACAGCACCCAAATCCATCGCCGTTGTCATCTGCAGCACGCGCCCTCACCGCATCAACCCCTTTGTCGCCGGTTACGTCGCCTCTGTCACCCAGTCTGTACCTCAGACTACCGCAAAGGTAGAATTACTCGATTTGGCAACTCTCAATCTCCCACTGTATAACGAGCCCGTCGTGCCAAGCTACCTACCAGCTGATGATCCCACGCCGCATTATCAGTACGAATACACTCGTGCTTGGTCAGCTCTTGTCCGCAAATACGACGGCTTCATCTTTGTTACACCACAGTACAACTGGTCTGTTCCGTCGAGTTTGAAGAATGCGCTGGACTACCTATTCCATGAATGGAGTGGGAAGCCCGCCGCAATTGTCACATATGGAGCCAGAGGGGGGATTAAAGCCGAGAATCACTTGCGAGAAATCTTGAAGGGGCTTAGGATGAATGTGGTTGAATCAACTGTGGCGCTTAAAATCCCCAGAGGAGATGCCAAGGGGGTAGAGGCAGAGGCGTTGATGAAAGAAACTTGGGAAACTGACGGGGCAGATGAGAAAATCAAGGCGTTGTTTGCCAGCACATTGGAATTTTTTAGAATAGATGCATAG
- a CDS encoding uncharacterized protein (EggNog:ENOG41), with protein MTNTVWLRQLFDRFHSIRVFAFRDGHRLEDATRHAKASMPAMPEEKSMLRPLQRPETDSRQQQQQQQQQHGLTSGNGRRGSAEGEIDAEEMEHQRYGEAQPQLVPSDVIETMMMAKGRKRESLEGV; from the exons ATGACCAATACCGT gTGGCTGCGCCAGTTATTTGATCGATTCCACTCTATCAGAGTCTTTGCTTTCCGAGACGGCCATCGCCTTGAAGACGCGACTCGTCACGCCAAGGCCTCGATGCCGGCAATGCCAGAGGAGAAGTCTATGCTGCGACCGCTGCAGCGACCAGAGACGGATtcaagacagcagcagcagcagcagcagcagcagcatggctTAACGTCTGGAAACGGCCGGCGAGGAAGTGCAGAGGGGGAAATCGATgcggaggagatggagcATCAGCGGTATGGAGAGGCGCAGCCGCAGCTGGTGCCGAGCGATGTGATtgagacgatgatgatggcgaaggGACGGAAGAGGGAGAGTCTTGAGGGCGTATGA
- a CDS encoding uncharacterized protein (EggNog:ENOG41) — MPTLRERKNPGAGTKVDLGKKAPVSQEAAGLVESESLAAESYEHEGEFSENRNAQPEGVSGSSQSEVGGRKEASGQQKASGRQGKGGVAGEAPSSAADQHSTGAKGHHGKKVKEGMSDKTDEKNDGLARALRAEPGSEDDPSRLAERQMLQRQSLGARGAGPRQGELAGETMYDALDNEVSL; from the exons aTGCCTACTCTGCGAGAACGCAAGAATCCCGGTGCTGGCACCAAG GTCGATTTGGGTAAAAAGGCTCCAGTCAGCCAGGAAGCCGCAGGGCTCGTCGAATCGGAATCGCTCGCCGCTGAATCATACGAACACGAAGGCGAATTTTCCGAGAACCGCAACGCCCAGCCCGAAGGCGTCTCGGGGTCCAGCCAGAGCGAAGTTGGTGGTCGAAAAGAAGCCAGTGGTCAGCAGAAAGCCAGCGGTCGACAAGGAAAAGGTGGTGTTGCGGGCGAGGCGCCCAGTTCCGCGGCAGACCAGCACAGCACTGGCGCAAAGGGCCATCATGGGAAGAAGGTCAAGGAAGGGATGAGCGACAAGACTGATGAGAAGAACGATGGGCTTGCGAGGGCTCTGAGGGCTGAGCCGGGGAGTGAGGATGATCCGAGCAGGTTGGCGGAGaggcagatgctgcagaggCAGAGTCTGGGGGCGAGAGGAGCTGGGCCCAGGCAGGGGGAGTTGGCGGGAGAGACGATGTATGATGCGTTGGACAATGAGGTTTCTTTGTGA
- a CDS encoding uncharacterized protein (EggNog:ENOG41~TransMembrane:3 (i34-53o59-81i142-161o)): MEKYSQYRDRATGIAPFLPVTSASSAISTLTHSLLFLVRLPFFLTYAFTYFLIFHPLPILPVFLRKIALWGLMAIPGIWWIDLQLDGVKRGTLSEQPRERVPHPGSIIAANFTSPIDAIYLAAIFDPVFTVSYPRERKVRRIGLLSAVMMALAPVATGPPAGAKLVDLKDLVKEFPNRVIAVFPEGGTTNGKAILPFSPSILQTPADVHIFPVSIRYTPSDITTPIPGQWLRFLWTLLSRPTTCIRVRIAEGQTNKAAAKTNGDSPASGSGDLTYRGGTSTGLTGEEQKLLDWIGEALARLSRVKRVGLTLDDKAAFVKAWSGKRA, encoded by the exons ATGGAGAAATACAGCCAGTATCGTGATAGAG CAACCGGCATCGCGCCCTTCCTCCCCGTCACGTCCGCCAGCTCCGCCATCTCGACTCTCACCCacagcctcctcttcctcgtccgCCTGCCCTTCTTCCTCACCTACGCCTTCACCtacttcctcatcttccaccCGCTGCCGATCCTCCCCGTCTTCCTTCGCAAAATCGCATTATGGGGCCTCATGGCCATACCGGGAATATGGTGGATCGATCTCCAGCTCGACGGCGTGAAGCGCGGCACGTTGTCTGAGCAGCCGCGCGAGAGGGTGCCTCATCCCGGATCGATTATAGCTGCGAATTTCACGAGTCCGATTGATGCCATCTACCTGGCGGCTATATTCGACCCGGTCTTTACAGTCTCGTACCCGAGAGAGCGCAAGGTCAGAAGGATTGGATTGCTGTCAGCCGTCATGATGGCGCTTGCGCCAGTGGCAACCGGCCCCCCAGCAGGAGCCAAACTGGTCGATTTGAAGGATCTGGTCAAAGAATTCCCAAACCGTGTCATCGCCGTGTTCCCCGAAGGCGGCACCACCAACGGCAAAGCGATCCTACCTTTCAGCCCCAGCATTCTTCAAACTCCCGCCGACGTCCACATCTTCCCAGTCAGCATCCGCTATACGCCTTCCGATATCACGACTCCCATCCCGGGCCAGTGGTTGCGCTTTCTCTGGACCTTGCTCTCTCGCCCCACGACCTGCATCCGCGTGCGCATCGCTGAGGGCCAGACGAATAAGGCTGCTGCGAAGACCAACGGCGACAGCCCTGCCAGTGGATCTGGAGACTTGACCTACAGAGGTGGAACAAGCACTGGCCTTACTGGCGAAGAGCAGAAATTACTGGACTGGATTGGAGAGGCTCTGGCAAGATTGAGCAGAGTCAAAAGGGTAGGCTTGACGCTGGATGACAAGGCTGCATTTGTGAAGGCATGGAGCGGGAAAAGGGCATAA